CGGGAAGAAAACGAACGCGCTGGCCAAGCAACAGGTACTGGGTGCCCCGCATCCGCAAAAACCGATTGCCTTCCTCCTCACGAATCACGTACGGCGCCGGTTGGGGTTCTTTCTGCACCACCGTTCGGTAGCGAGAAGGGAACGTGCCGAGCCCTCGGCCCCAGAGACGAGCTCCAGCATCCGGCTCCATGGCGGCGAGCACGTCCTCCCAATGCCCGATGCGTGTACGGAAGTCTTCCTTGGCCGCCGAAAAACGTGAGCTCATCAAATAGCCGCCCAGCATCGCCGATGCCAAAGCCAGAGCGACTGCGAGCCCAGCCCCGCCGAGGACGGTCGCCGGCTTCCAGGCTCGCCGAGGGCTCACGCGTACGAAGGCCGCCCCGAGGGTGACAAGCACCAAAGCCCCCCCCGAGGCGACAGCCAAGGAAAAAAGCAGGGAGTTCTCGACCCATCGGCTCGTCCAGGCTCCGTGGAAAACGACGTAACCGGAGAACAAGAGCAGAAGGATTCCAGCGCCTTGCCGCACCCGCGGGGAAAACCGATCCCCGCCGGCGACCAAGACCTCGCCCCCCACGAACGCGAATGTCCCTCCGGCCAGCGCCAGGTATCCACCCTTGCGAAAGAGAAACGAGTAGGTGATGCCCTGGAGAATCGCCATGAGAGCCCAGCCTGTCAGGGCCCCACCCCCCGCACGGAACCGACCCGACCAAACAGAAGCCAGCACGAACGCGACAGACATGAAGGCCACGACCGCATACGTCGTTCGAGTGAAACTGACCGCCACGGCGTATAGCAGCCCCAGCGCAGCCCCACCCGCTGCCGCCCGCCAAGCCCGTTTCCCGTCGGGACCAAATGCCTCCCCCAGCACGAACGGCCAGGAGAGCACGAGGTAGCCGTCGAACGCCGTGCCTCCGAGGTGCATCTCGGAGAACCATGCGGTGGCCCGGTACCGGTGCGTCACATCCAGCAGTCCGGAAAACGCCTCCCAGTAGGTGCTGGCCGCGGTCAAGTCGCCAAACACCCCCCGTTCCCATAACACGGCCACGGACACGACCGCGGCGCCGAGGACGAACCCCCGCGAGAGGGCCGCCCACACCCCGTCCCCCTCTGCCCGGACCGCGACCAGCCATCCGAGGCTGAACGCATACAGAGCAGCCTTGCCGACCCTCACCGCGTTCCACGCAGTTCCGTACCCGCCCAGGGCGTTTGCGTCCAGCGGAGGAAGGTCCGCCAGCGGTCGGGCGATTCCGAGCAACCAGATGAGGGCGACGAGCGAGGCCACGACGATGCCCAATCTTCCCCGCCTCGTACGCAACGGGTCCGACCATAGAACCCCGCCGAGGACGCACAGGGCGGCTACGTCGAACTCGTCCGCCAGTACCCATCCCGACCAGGGTCCCAGATTCACCAGCGGCGCCACCGCAGCCAGAACCCCGAAAGACGAAGCTGGGAACCGTGCCGCCATCCCGGCGATACCCGCGCCCACAGCGACGAGCCACACGCCCCCCGCTGGATATCTCCACGCCAAGAGCAGGGCCGCCCCAACAACCGCCACCGCACCTATGCGCCTAGCCGTACGTAAAATCACGCACCTTCCTCCGCCCCGCAGGAAGACGCTCGCGCCTTGCCACCGCCCCCCCATATCCGCTTCCACACCCCCTCGTACCCCGCCACCATGGCGGGGATGGAGAACCGCGCCTCCACGAGTTTCCTTCCGGCCCGGCCGTGGGCCCGGGCCCGGTCCGGGTGGAGGGCGTATCCCGCCAGTCCCTGGCCCAGGGCCTCGGCGTTGCCCGGGGGCATCAGGGTGCCGGTCTGCCCGTCCTTCACCAGCTCGGGGTTCCCCCCGACGCGGGTGGCCACCACGGGCAGTCCGGTGGCCATGGCCTCGAGGATGGTGTTCGAGATGCCCTCGTTCCGGGAGCACAGCACGAACACGTCCAGCGCCCGCAGGATCTCGGGCACGTCCGCCCGGTCGCCCAGGAAGATCACCCCCTCACCTGCGACGGATTCGAGCCGCCCCCTCTCCGGGCCGTCCCCCACCACCACGAGCCGGGCGTCGGGCACCTTGTCCCGCAGCCGGGCGAAGGCCTGGAACAGGGTGGGGTGGTCCTTGATGGGGTCCAACCGGCCCACGATCCCGGCCACGAACGCCTCGCCAGGAATGCCGAGCTCCGCCCGGACGCGCTCGCCGGAGCCCGGACGAAACACGTCGGTGTCCACCCCGTTGTAGATCTGGGTCACGGGCCGGCCCACCCGGATCTCCTCCACGAGCCAGCCCTCGATGGCCCGGGAGACGCAGGTGTATTCCCGCACCCAGCGGGCCAGCAGGCGCCGGATGCGCACCCGCTTGGGGCTTCGGCCGTCGGGGTCGTCCATGCCCCACCCGTGCTCGCCGTGCACCACGTTGCGGATGCCGGCCAACCGCGCCGCGATGATCCCGTCCATGCCGGGCCAGTTGCGGGTGTGGACCACGTCGGGCCGGAGCTCCTTCAGAATCCGCCTCAACTTGATGATGCTACGGATGGAATTTCCTGGGGGTTTTCTCAGCTCCACCACGTCGGTTCCCGGGGGCAGCAATCGCTCCGACGCCCCGGACACGGTGAGGCACACGATGGAGTGACGAAACCCCTCCGACCCGTGCCGCACCACCGTGGCGATCCCCTTCTCAAGGCCACCGGTACCGAAAGAGTAGAGCACGTGCACTACTTTTATATTGGCCACAGATTCACACAGATGAACACAGATAAGCTTTGAGTGTTTTGGTCTTCATACGAAACGATGCGAGCAAAACGCCGGTCTCTACAATCACTGCAGTCAAAGACCACTACAAACACAGAAGAACAGATTTCTTTTCAAACCAACACACAATCTGTGTCGATCTGTGCAAACCTGTGGCTAAAACACGATTCTTATATCAGCCACAGATCCCCACAGATGGACACAGATCTTCCCCATTGGACAGTCTAGACTGAGCGCACAAATACCAGTAACGGCAAAAATAACCGCAAAAACACCTTGCCGTTCTCCCAGAACAACGACCCTGCCATTAACATTCAAACTCTTTCAAACACCAAAATCTGTGGGCATCTGTGGAAATCTGTGGCTAAAACACCAACCTCTTGATCTGCGGCCTCGGGCCGAAGTTGAGTATCAAGCCCACGCGTATCCCCGTCGCCTTCAGGTAGTTCAACAGTTGCGCCTCGTGCTCCGGGGCGATCGTCTTGACGGCCTTGACCTCCACGATCACGCTGCCATTCACCACAAGGTCTGCGAAGTACTGCCCGACACACGTCCCCTTGTACTCCACCTCTAGAGCCGGTTGTTGCTCGGCGCTCACCCCTCGTTCCAGCAGTTCTGCCATCAGGGCGTTCTCGTAGACCTTCTCGAGAAAACCGTACCCCAAAGTGTTGTACACTTCATAGAATGCGGCAATAACCTTATCAGTAAGGTCCACATACATGTACTGCATGGGCATCTTCCACTCTGGCCACAGACCACACAGATAAACACAGATATTTCAGTTGGCTGCTTCACTCCGCACAGACAAATTATCAGCAACAGCAAGAACGATAACAAGAACTCCCTTGCCGCCTTTCCACAAACAACGGCTCAACCACTCATCTTCACAGACACCCATACAAGCTAAACAAAAAAATCTATGGAGAACCGTGCAAACTTGCGACCAAAACACGATCCTTGCATTAGCCACAGATCCACCTAAATAGCACAGAAACTGCGTTACGAACCCAAGCACAGATCGGCCGTCGATTGTTGTATACGACAATACAATCGTTCACGACACAATAGGAACAAATACCAGAAACACAAATCTGTGTTCATCTGTGTCCA
This is a stretch of genomic DNA from Deferrisoma camini S3R1. It encodes these proteins:
- a CDS encoding O-antigen ligase family protein, translating into MGIVVASLVALIWLLGIARPLADLPPLDANALGGYGTAWNAVRVGKAALYAFSLGWLVAVRAEGDGVWAALSRGFVLGAAVVSVAVLWERGVFGDLTAASTYWEAFSGLLDVTHRYRATAWFSEMHLGGTAFDGYLVLSWPFVLGEAFGPDGKRAWRAAAGGAALGLLYAVAVSFTRTTYAVVAFMSVAFVLASVWSGRFRAGGGALTGWALMAILQGITYSFLFRKGGYLALAGGTFAFVGGEVLVAGGDRFSPRVRQGAGILLLLFSGYVVFHGAWTSRWVENSLLFSLAVASGGALVLVTLGAAFVRVSPRRAWKPATVLGGAGLAVALALASAMLGGYLMSSRFSAAKEDFRTRIGHWEDVLAAMEPDAGARLWGRGLGTFPSRYRTVVQKEPQPAPYVIREEEGNRFLRMRGTQYLLLGQRVRFLPDTEYRFRARVRAGAKKATLPVKIERRNLLLDEYNPHRTRNVVAETTSGTWVWVESTIDTGNFGGWKWWAQWPPMFELGFHRRGAWIEVDDVALIGPDGRNVLRNGSFDRGLEGWFLYSDHDHLPWHVKNLYLNVFFDLGLVGLAGFALLALVALFTCARGMRDSWGCLLGFVSICGFLLLGLTSSPIDAPRVALLFYGLLIVAAVQSGQSWNLPAAPGQV
- a CDS encoding glycosyltransferase, with the protein product MLYSFGTGGLEKGIATVVRHGSEGFRHSIVCLTVSGASERLLPPGTDVVELRKPPGNSIRSIIKLRRILKELRPDVVHTRNWPGMDGIIAARLAGIRNVVHGEHGWGMDDPDGRSPKRVRIRRLLARWVREYTCVSRAIEGWLVEEIRVGRPVTQIYNGVDTDVFRPGSGERVRAELGIPGEAFVAGIVGRLDPIKDHPTLFQAFARLRDKVPDARLVVVGDGPERGRLESVAGEGVIFLGDRADVPEILRALDVFVLCSRNEGISNTILEAMATGLPVVATRVGGNPELVKDGQTGTLMPPGNAEALGQGLAGYALHPDRARAHGRAGRKLVEARFSIPAMVAGYEGVWKRIWGGGGKARASSCGAEEGA
- a CDS encoding GxxExxY protein; the encoded protein is MQYMYVDLTDKVIAAFYEVYNTLGYGFLEKVYENALMAELLERGVSAEQQPALEVEYKGTCVGQYFADLVVNGSVIVEVKAVKTIAPEHEAQLLNYLKATGIRVGLILNFGPRPQIKRLVF